The proteins below come from a single Drosophila suzukii chromosome X, CBGP_Dsuzu_IsoJpt1.0, whole genome shotgun sequence genomic window:
- the Appl gene encoding amyloid-beta-like protein isoform X5: MCAALRRNLLLRSLWVVLAIGTAQVQAASPRWEPQIAVLCEAGQIYQPQYLSEEGRWVTDLSKKTTGATCLRDKMDLLDYCKKAYPNRDITNIVESSHYQKIGGWCRQGALNAAKCKGSHRWIKPFRCLEGPFQSDALLVPEGCLFDHIHNASRCWPFVRWNQTGAAACQERGMQMRSFAMLLPCGISVFSGVEFVCCPKHFKTDEIHVKKTDLPVMPPAQITSANDELVVNDEDDSNDSNYSKDANDDELDDEDDLMGDDEEDEMVADEAAAGGGSPSTGSSGDVNSGSLDDINAEYDSGEEGDNYEEDGAGSEGEADGETSWNQSGGAKVVTLKSGASSAPSNIPIVPASEKTPLKSDLVTSTPQLSAAAAAAAAAAAAASMNSGNSGAGLGSGAGAGAPPSTAQPTSDPYFTHFDPHYEHQSYKVSQKRLEESHREKVTRVMKDWSDLEEKYQDMRLADPKAAQSFKQRMTARFQTSVQALEEEGNAEKHQLAAMHQQRVLAHINQRKREAMTCYTQALTEQPPNAHHVEKCLQKLLRALHKDRAHALAHYRHLLNSGGPGGLEAAASERPRTLERLIDIDRAVNQSMTMLKRYPELSAKIAQLMNDYILALRSKDDIPGSSLGMSEEAEAGILDKYRIEIERKVAEKERLRLAEKQRKEQRAAEREKLREEKLRLEAKKVDDMLKSQAAEQQSQQSPQSSTQSQAQQQQQEKSLSSKELGLDGGLVTAANPNLDTTKSEKELSDTEYAEATVSSTKVQTVLPTVDDDAVQRAVEDVAAAVAHQEAEPQVQHFMTHDLGHRESSFSLRREFAQHAHAVKEGRNVYFTLSFAGIALMAAVFVGVAVAKWRTSRSPHAQGFIEVDQNVTTHHPIVQEEKIVPNMQINGYENPTYKYFEVKE; encoded by the exons GCCTATCCCAACCGAGACATTACCAATATCGTAGAGTCATCCCACTACCAGAAGATCGGCGGCTGGTGCCGTCAGGGTGCTCTGAATGCGGCCAAGTGCAAGGGCTCCCACCGCTGGATCAAGCCATTCCGCTGTCTCG AAGGACCATTCCAATCGGACGCCCTGCTGGTTCCCGAGGGCTGCCTCTTCGACCACATCCACAACGCCTCCCGCTGCTGGCCATTCGTGAGGTGGAACCAAACTGGAGCAGCCGCTTGCCAGGAGCGTGGTATGCAGATGCGCAGCTTCGCCATGCTCCTGCCCTGCGGCATCTCGGTCTTCTCCGGCGTGGAGTTCGTCTGCTGTCCCAAGCACTTCAAGA CCGATGAAATCCATGTGAAAAAGACCGACTTGCCGGTGATGCCACCAGCCCAGATTACCAGTGCCAATGACGAACTGGTGGTGAATGACGAGGACGACAGCAATGACTCGAATTACTCTAAGGATGCCAATGACGATGAGCTGGACGATGAGGATGACCTGATGGGCGATGACGAGGAGGACGAGATGGTGGCGGATGAGGCAGCTGCCGGAGGCGGAAGTCCCAGCACCGGTTCCTCAGGGGATGTCAATAGCGGATCTTTGGATGACATAAATGCGGAGTATGATAGCGGTGAGGAGGGTGACAACTACGAGGAGGATGGAGCTGGTTCCGAGGGCGAGGCTGATGGTGAGACCTCCTGGAATCAGAGTGGAGGAGCTAAGGTGGTGACCCTGAAGAGTGGTGCCTCTTCCGCCCCGTCCAACATTCCGATTGTCCCTGCTTCCGAAAAGACACCCCTGAAGTCCGACTTGGTCACGAGCACTCCTCAGCTTTCTGCCGCAGCagccgccgctgctgctgctgctgctgcagcatCTATGAATTCTGGAAACTCGGGAGCTGGATTGGGATCAggagctggagctggagcCCCACCATCCACCGCACAGCCCACTTCGGACCCGTACTTCACCCACTTTGATCCGCACTATGAGCACCAGAGCTACAAAGTAAGTCAGAAA CGCCTTGAGGAATCGCATCGCGAGAAGGTCACGCGCGTGATGAAGGACTGGTCTGATCTGGAGGAGAAGTACCAGGACATGCGACTGGCGGACCCCAAGGCAGCCCAATCCTTTAAGCAGCGGATGACGGCTCGCTTCCAG ACTTCTGTTCAGGCACTCGAGGAAGAAGGCAACGCCGAGAAGCACCAGCTGGCCGCCATGCACCAGCAGCGCGTTTTGGCCCACATCAACCAGCGGAAGCGGGAGGCCATGACCTGCTACACCCAGGCCCTCACCGAACAGCCCCCGAAC GCTCACCATGTTGAGAAGTGCCTGCAGAAATTACTGCGCGCCTTGCACAAGGACCGTGCCCATGCTTTGGCCCACTACCGCCACCTGTTGAACTCTGGAGGACCCGGTGGCCTGGAGGCGGCTGCTTCGGAGCGACCACGCACACTTGAGCGCCTGATCGACATCGATCGTGCCGTTAACCAGTCGATGACCATGCTCAAGCGCTATCCCGAGCTATCGGCCAAGATTGCCCAACTGATGAACGACTATATCCTGGCATTGCGTAGCAAGGACGACATTCCCGGCTCGTCGTTGGGCATGAGCGAGGAGGCGGAAGCCGGCATTCTGGACAAGTACCGCATCGAGATCGAGCGCAAGGTGGCCGAGAAGGAGCGTCTCCGGCTGGCCGAGAAGCAGCGCAAGGAGCAGCGGGCCGCCGAGCGGGAGAAACTGCGCGAGGAGAAGCTGCGCCTGGAGGCCAAGAAGGTGGACGATATGCTCAAGTCGCAGGCGGCCGAGCAGCAATCGCAGCAGTCACCACAGTCGTCGACCCAATCGCaggcgcagcagcagcagcaggagaaGAGCCTGAGCAGCAAGGAGCTGGGTCTCGATGGCGGACTTGTAACAGCGGCCAATCCCAACTTGGACACCACCAAGAGCGAGAAGGAGCTGTCGGATACTGAGTACGCCGAGGCAACAGTAAG CAGCACCAAGGTGCAGACCGTGCTACCAACGGTCGACGATGATGCCGTCCAGCGGGCGGTGGAGGATGTGGCCGCTGCCGTTGCTCACCAGGAGGCCGAGCCGCAGGTGCAGCACTTCATGACCCATGACCTGGGCCACCGCGAATCG AGCTTCTCGCTGCGCCGCGAATTCGCGCAGCATGCGCACGCGGTCAAGGAGGGTCGCAACGTCTACTTCACGCTCTCCTTCGCCGGCATCGCCCTCATGGCGGCCGTCTTCGTGGGCGTGGCCGTGGCCAAGTGGCGGACATCGCGCTCGCCGCACGCCCAAGGCTTCATCGAGGTCGATCAG AACGTAACCACACACCATCCCATCGTGCAGGAGGAGAAGATCGTGCCCAACATGCAGATCAATGGGTACGAGAATCCGACCTACAAATATTTCGAAGTGAAAGAGTAA
- the Appl gene encoding amyloid-beta-like protein isoform X6, which yields MCAALRRNLLLRSLWVVLAIGTAQVQAASPRWEPQIAVLCEAGQIYQPQYLSEEGRWVTDLSKKTTGATCLRDKMDLLDYCKKAYPNRDITNIVESSHYQKIGGWCRQGALNAAKCKGSHRWIKPFRCLEGPFQSDALLVPEGCLFDHIHNASRCWPFVRWNQTGAAACQERGMQMRSFAMLLPCGISVFSGVEFVCCPKHFKTDEIHVKKTDLPVMPPAQITSANDELVVNDEDDSNDSNYSKDANDDELDDEDDLMGDDEEDEMVADEAAAGGGSPSTGSSGDVNSGSLDDINAEYDSGEEGDNYEEDGAGSEGEADGETSWNQSGGAKVVTLKSGASSAPSNIPIVPASEKTPLKSDLVTSTPQLSAAAAAAAAAAAAASMNSGNSGAGLGSGAGAGAPPSTAQPTSDPYFTHFDPHYEHQSYKVSQKEAQQRLEESHREKVTRVMKDWSDLEEKYQDMRLADPKAAQSFKQRMTARFQALEEEGNAEKHQLAAMHQQRVLAHINQRKREAMTCYTQALTEQPPNAHHVEKCLQKLLRALHKDRAHALAHYRHLLNSGGPGGLEAAASERPRTLERLIDIDRAVNQSMTMLKRYPELSAKIAQLMNDYILALRSKDDIPGSSLGMSEEAEAGILDKYRIEIERKVAEKERLRLAEKQRKEQRAAEREKLREEKLRLEAKKVDDMLKSQAAEQQSQQSPQSSTQSQAQQQQQEKSLSSKELGLDGGLVTAANPNLDTTKSEKELSDTEYAEATVSSTKVQTVLPTVDDDAVQRAVEDVAAAVAHQEAEPQVQHFMTHDLGHRESSFSLRREFAQHAHAVKEGRNVYFTLSFAGIALMAAVFVGVAVAKWRTSRSPHAQGFIEVDQNVTTHHPIVQEEKIVPNMQINGYENPTYKYFEVKE from the exons GCCTATCCCAACCGAGACATTACCAATATCGTAGAGTCATCCCACTACCAGAAGATCGGCGGCTGGTGCCGTCAGGGTGCTCTGAATGCGGCCAAGTGCAAGGGCTCCCACCGCTGGATCAAGCCATTCCGCTGTCTCG AAGGACCATTCCAATCGGACGCCCTGCTGGTTCCCGAGGGCTGCCTCTTCGACCACATCCACAACGCCTCCCGCTGCTGGCCATTCGTGAGGTGGAACCAAACTGGAGCAGCCGCTTGCCAGGAGCGTGGTATGCAGATGCGCAGCTTCGCCATGCTCCTGCCCTGCGGCATCTCGGTCTTCTCCGGCGTGGAGTTCGTCTGCTGTCCCAAGCACTTCAAGA CCGATGAAATCCATGTGAAAAAGACCGACTTGCCGGTGATGCCACCAGCCCAGATTACCAGTGCCAATGACGAACTGGTGGTGAATGACGAGGACGACAGCAATGACTCGAATTACTCTAAGGATGCCAATGACGATGAGCTGGACGATGAGGATGACCTGATGGGCGATGACGAGGAGGACGAGATGGTGGCGGATGAGGCAGCTGCCGGAGGCGGAAGTCCCAGCACCGGTTCCTCAGGGGATGTCAATAGCGGATCTTTGGATGACATAAATGCGGAGTATGATAGCGGTGAGGAGGGTGACAACTACGAGGAGGATGGAGCTGGTTCCGAGGGCGAGGCTGATGGTGAGACCTCCTGGAATCAGAGTGGAGGAGCTAAGGTGGTGACCCTGAAGAGTGGTGCCTCTTCCGCCCCGTCCAACATTCCGATTGTCCCTGCTTCCGAAAAGACACCCCTGAAGTCCGACTTGGTCACGAGCACTCCTCAGCTTTCTGCCGCAGCagccgccgctgctgctgctgctgctgcagcatCTATGAATTCTGGAAACTCGGGAGCTGGATTGGGATCAggagctggagctggagcCCCACCATCCACCGCACAGCCCACTTCGGACCCGTACTTCACCCACTTTGATCCGCACTATGAGCACCAGAGCTACAAAGTAAGTCAGAAA GAAGCCCAACAGCGCCTTGAGGAATCGCATCGCGAGAAGGTCACGCGCGTGATGAAGGACTGGTCTGATCTGGAGGAGAAGTACCAGGACATGCGACTGGCGGACCCCAAGGCAGCCCAATCCTTTAAGCAGCGGATGACGGCTCGCTTCCAG GCACTCGAGGAAGAAGGCAACGCCGAGAAGCACCAGCTGGCCGCCATGCACCAGCAGCGCGTTTTGGCCCACATCAACCAGCGGAAGCGGGAGGCCATGACCTGCTACACCCAGGCCCTCACCGAACAGCCCCCGAAC GCTCACCATGTTGAGAAGTGCCTGCAGAAATTACTGCGCGCCTTGCACAAGGACCGTGCCCATGCTTTGGCCCACTACCGCCACCTGTTGAACTCTGGAGGACCCGGTGGCCTGGAGGCGGCTGCTTCGGAGCGACCACGCACACTTGAGCGCCTGATCGACATCGATCGTGCCGTTAACCAGTCGATGACCATGCTCAAGCGCTATCCCGAGCTATCGGCCAAGATTGCCCAACTGATGAACGACTATATCCTGGCATTGCGTAGCAAGGACGACATTCCCGGCTCGTCGTTGGGCATGAGCGAGGAGGCGGAAGCCGGCATTCTGGACAAGTACCGCATCGAGATCGAGCGCAAGGTGGCCGAGAAGGAGCGTCTCCGGCTGGCCGAGAAGCAGCGCAAGGAGCAGCGGGCCGCCGAGCGGGAGAAACTGCGCGAGGAGAAGCTGCGCCTGGAGGCCAAGAAGGTGGACGATATGCTCAAGTCGCAGGCGGCCGAGCAGCAATCGCAGCAGTCACCACAGTCGTCGACCCAATCGCaggcgcagcagcagcagcaggagaaGAGCCTGAGCAGCAAGGAGCTGGGTCTCGATGGCGGACTTGTAACAGCGGCCAATCCCAACTTGGACACCACCAAGAGCGAGAAGGAGCTGTCGGATACTGAGTACGCCGAGGCAACAGTAAG CAGCACCAAGGTGCAGACCGTGCTACCAACGGTCGACGATGATGCCGTCCAGCGGGCGGTGGAGGATGTGGCCGCTGCCGTTGCTCACCAGGAGGCCGAGCCGCAGGTGCAGCACTTCATGACCCATGACCTGGGCCACCGCGAATCG AGCTTCTCGCTGCGCCGCGAATTCGCGCAGCATGCGCACGCGGTCAAGGAGGGTCGCAACGTCTACTTCACGCTCTCCTTCGCCGGCATCGCCCTCATGGCGGCCGTCTTCGTGGGCGTGGCCGTGGCCAAGTGGCGGACATCGCGCTCGCCGCACGCCCAAGGCTTCATCGAGGTCGATCAG AACGTAACCACACACCATCCCATCGTGCAGGAGGAGAAGATCGTGCCCAACATGCAGATCAATGGGTACGAGAATCCGACCTACAAATATTTCGAAGTGAAAGAGTAA
- the Appl gene encoding amyloid-beta-like protein isoform X1, whose amino-acid sequence MCAALRRNLLLRSLWVVLAIGTAQVQAASPRWEPQIAVLCEAGQIYQPQYLSEEGRWVTDLSKKTTGATCLRDKMDLLDYCKKAYPNRDITNIVESSHYQKIGGWCRQGALNAAKCKGSHRWIKPFRCLEGPFQSDALLVPEGCLFDHIHNASRCWPFVRWNQTGAAACQERGMQMRSFAMLLPCGISVFSGVEFVCCPKHFKTDEIHVKKTDLPVMPPAQITSANDELVVNDEDDSNDSNYSKDANDDELDDEDDLMGDDEEDEMVADEAAAGGGSPSTGSSGDVNSGSLDDINAEYDSGEEGDNYEEDGAGSEGEADGETSWNQSGGAKVVTLKSGASSAPSNIPIVPASEKTPLKSDLVTSTPQLSAAAAAAAAAAAAASMNSGNSGAGLGSGAGAGAPPSTAQPTSDPYFTHFDPHYEHQSYKVSQKEAQQRLEESHREKVTRVMKDWSDLEEKYQDMRLADPKAAQSFKQRMTARFQTSVQALEEEGNAEKHQLAAMHQQRVLAHINQRKREAMTCYTQALTEQPPNAHHVEKCLQKLLRALHKDRAHALAHYRHLLNSGGPGGLEAAASERPRTLERLIDIDRAVNQSMTMLKRYPELSAKIAQLMNDYILALRSKDDIPGSSLGMSEEAEAGILDKYRIEIERKVAEKERLRLAEKQRKEQRAAEREKLREEKLRLEAKKVDDMLKSQAAEQQSQQSPQSSTQSQAQQQQQEKSLSSKELGLDGGLVTAANPNLDTTKSEKELSDTEYAEATVSSTKVQTVLPTVDDDAVQRAVEDVAAAVAHQEAEPQVQHFMTHDLGHRESSFSLRREFAQHAHAVKEGRNVYFTLSFAGIALMAAVFVGVAVAKWRTSRSPHAQGFIEVDQNVTTHHPIVQEEKIVPNMQINGYENPTYKYFEVKE is encoded by the exons GCCTATCCCAACCGAGACATTACCAATATCGTAGAGTCATCCCACTACCAGAAGATCGGCGGCTGGTGCCGTCAGGGTGCTCTGAATGCGGCCAAGTGCAAGGGCTCCCACCGCTGGATCAAGCCATTCCGCTGTCTCG AAGGACCATTCCAATCGGACGCCCTGCTGGTTCCCGAGGGCTGCCTCTTCGACCACATCCACAACGCCTCCCGCTGCTGGCCATTCGTGAGGTGGAACCAAACTGGAGCAGCCGCTTGCCAGGAGCGTGGTATGCAGATGCGCAGCTTCGCCATGCTCCTGCCCTGCGGCATCTCGGTCTTCTCCGGCGTGGAGTTCGTCTGCTGTCCCAAGCACTTCAAGA CCGATGAAATCCATGTGAAAAAGACCGACTTGCCGGTGATGCCACCAGCCCAGATTACCAGTGCCAATGACGAACTGGTGGTGAATGACGAGGACGACAGCAATGACTCGAATTACTCTAAGGATGCCAATGACGATGAGCTGGACGATGAGGATGACCTGATGGGCGATGACGAGGAGGACGAGATGGTGGCGGATGAGGCAGCTGCCGGAGGCGGAAGTCCCAGCACCGGTTCCTCAGGGGATGTCAATAGCGGATCTTTGGATGACATAAATGCGGAGTATGATAGCGGTGAGGAGGGTGACAACTACGAGGAGGATGGAGCTGGTTCCGAGGGCGAGGCTGATGGTGAGACCTCCTGGAATCAGAGTGGAGGAGCTAAGGTGGTGACCCTGAAGAGTGGTGCCTCTTCCGCCCCGTCCAACATTCCGATTGTCCCTGCTTCCGAAAAGACACCCCTGAAGTCCGACTTGGTCACGAGCACTCCTCAGCTTTCTGCCGCAGCagccgccgctgctgctgctgctgctgcagcatCTATGAATTCTGGAAACTCGGGAGCTGGATTGGGATCAggagctggagctggagcCCCACCATCCACCGCACAGCCCACTTCGGACCCGTACTTCACCCACTTTGATCCGCACTATGAGCACCAGAGCTACAAAGTAAGTCAGAAA GAAGCCCAACAGCGCCTTGAGGAATCGCATCGCGAGAAGGTCACGCGCGTGATGAAGGACTGGTCTGATCTGGAGGAGAAGTACCAGGACATGCGACTGGCGGACCCCAAGGCAGCCCAATCCTTTAAGCAGCGGATGACGGCTCGCTTCCAG ACTTCTGTTCAGGCACTCGAGGAAGAAGGCAACGCCGAGAAGCACCAGCTGGCCGCCATGCACCAGCAGCGCGTTTTGGCCCACATCAACCAGCGGAAGCGGGAGGCCATGACCTGCTACACCCAGGCCCTCACCGAACAGCCCCCGAAC GCTCACCATGTTGAGAAGTGCCTGCAGAAATTACTGCGCGCCTTGCACAAGGACCGTGCCCATGCTTTGGCCCACTACCGCCACCTGTTGAACTCTGGAGGACCCGGTGGCCTGGAGGCGGCTGCTTCGGAGCGACCACGCACACTTGAGCGCCTGATCGACATCGATCGTGCCGTTAACCAGTCGATGACCATGCTCAAGCGCTATCCCGAGCTATCGGCCAAGATTGCCCAACTGATGAACGACTATATCCTGGCATTGCGTAGCAAGGACGACATTCCCGGCTCGTCGTTGGGCATGAGCGAGGAGGCGGAAGCCGGCATTCTGGACAAGTACCGCATCGAGATCGAGCGCAAGGTGGCCGAGAAGGAGCGTCTCCGGCTGGCCGAGAAGCAGCGCAAGGAGCAGCGGGCCGCCGAGCGGGAGAAACTGCGCGAGGAGAAGCTGCGCCTGGAGGCCAAGAAGGTGGACGATATGCTCAAGTCGCAGGCGGCCGAGCAGCAATCGCAGCAGTCACCACAGTCGTCGACCCAATCGCaggcgcagcagcagcagcaggagaaGAGCCTGAGCAGCAAGGAGCTGGGTCTCGATGGCGGACTTGTAACAGCGGCCAATCCCAACTTGGACACCACCAAGAGCGAGAAGGAGCTGTCGGATACTGAGTACGCCGAGGCAACAGTAAG CAGCACCAAGGTGCAGACCGTGCTACCAACGGTCGACGATGATGCCGTCCAGCGGGCGGTGGAGGATGTGGCCGCTGCCGTTGCTCACCAGGAGGCCGAGCCGCAGGTGCAGCACTTCATGACCCATGACCTGGGCCACCGCGAATCG AGCTTCTCGCTGCGCCGCGAATTCGCGCAGCATGCGCACGCGGTCAAGGAGGGTCGCAACGTCTACTTCACGCTCTCCTTCGCCGGCATCGCCCTCATGGCGGCCGTCTTCGTGGGCGTGGCCGTGGCCAAGTGGCGGACATCGCGCTCGCCGCACGCCCAAGGCTTCATCGAGGTCGATCAG AACGTAACCACACACCATCCCATCGTGCAGGAGGAGAAGATCGTGCCCAACATGCAGATCAATGGGTACGAGAATCCGACCTACAAATATTTCGAAGTGAAAGAGTAA
- the Appl gene encoding amyloid-beta-like protein isoform X8 yields the protein MCAALRRNLLLRSLWVVLAIGTAQVQAASPRWEPQIAVLCEAGQIYQPQYLSEEGRWVTDLSKKTTGATCLRDKMDLLDYCKKAYPNRDITNIVESSHYQKIGGWCRQGALNAAKCKGSHRWIKPFRCLGPFQSDALLVPEGCLFDHIHNASRCWPFVRWNQTGAAACQERGMQMRSFAMLLPCGISVFSGVEFVCCPKHFKTDEIHVKKTDLPVMPPAQITSANDELVVNDEDDSNDSNYSKDANDDELDDEDDLMGDDEEDEMVADEAAAGGGSPSTGSSGDVNSGSLDDINAEYDSGEEGDNYEEDGAGSEGEADGETSWNQSGGAKVVTLKSGASSAPSNIPIVPASEKTPLKSDLVTSTPQLSAAAAAAAAAAAAASMNSGNSGAGLGSGAGAGAPPSTAQPTSDPYFTHFDPHYEHQSYKVSQKRLEESHREKVTRVMKDWSDLEEKYQDMRLADPKAAQSFKQRMTARFQTSVQALEEEGNAEKHQLAAMHQQRVLAHINQRKREAMTCYTQALTEQPPNAHHVEKCLQKLLRALHKDRAHALAHYRHLLNSGGPGGLEAAASERPRTLERLIDIDRAVNQSMTMLKRYPELSAKIAQLMNDYILALRSKDDIPGSSLGMSEEAEAGILDKYRIEIERKVAEKERLRLAEKQRKEQRAAEREKLREEKLRLEAKKVDDMLKSQAAEQQSQQSPQSSTQSQAQQQQQEKSLSSKELGLDGGLVTAANPNLDTTKSEKELSDTEYAEATVSTKVQTVLPTVDDDAVQRAVEDVAAAVAHQEAEPQVQHFMTHDLGHRESSFSLRREFAQHAHAVKEGRNVYFTLSFAGIALMAAVFVGVAVAKWRTSRSPHAQGFIEVDQNVTTHHPIVQEEKIVPNMQINGYENPTYKYFEVKE from the exons GCCTATCCCAACCGAGACATTACCAATATCGTAGAGTCATCCCACTACCAGAAGATCGGCGGCTGGTGCCGTCAGGGTGCTCTGAATGCGGCCAAGTGCAAGGGCTCCCACCGCTGGATCAAGCCATTCCGCTGTCTCG GACCATTCCAATCGGACGCCCTGCTGGTTCCCGAGGGCTGCCTCTTCGACCACATCCACAACGCCTCCCGCTGCTGGCCATTCGTGAGGTGGAACCAAACTGGAGCAGCCGCTTGCCAGGAGCGTGGTATGCAGATGCGCAGCTTCGCCATGCTCCTGCCCTGCGGCATCTCGGTCTTCTCCGGCGTGGAGTTCGTCTGCTGTCCCAAGCACTTCAAGA CCGATGAAATCCATGTGAAAAAGACCGACTTGCCGGTGATGCCACCAGCCCAGATTACCAGTGCCAATGACGAACTGGTGGTGAATGACGAGGACGACAGCAATGACTCGAATTACTCTAAGGATGCCAATGACGATGAGCTGGACGATGAGGATGACCTGATGGGCGATGACGAGGAGGACGAGATGGTGGCGGATGAGGCAGCTGCCGGAGGCGGAAGTCCCAGCACCGGTTCCTCAGGGGATGTCAATAGCGGATCTTTGGATGACATAAATGCGGAGTATGATAGCGGTGAGGAGGGTGACAACTACGAGGAGGATGGAGCTGGTTCCGAGGGCGAGGCTGATGGTGAGACCTCCTGGAATCAGAGTGGAGGAGCTAAGGTGGTGACCCTGAAGAGTGGTGCCTCTTCCGCCCCGTCCAACATTCCGATTGTCCCTGCTTCCGAAAAGACACCCCTGAAGTCCGACTTGGTCACGAGCACTCCTCAGCTTTCTGCCGCAGCagccgccgctgctgctgctgctgctgcagcatCTATGAATTCTGGAAACTCGGGAGCTGGATTGGGATCAggagctggagctggagcCCCACCATCCACCGCACAGCCCACTTCGGACCCGTACTTCACCCACTTTGATCCGCACTATGAGCACCAGAGCTACAAAGTAAGTCAGAAA CGCCTTGAGGAATCGCATCGCGAGAAGGTCACGCGCGTGATGAAGGACTGGTCTGATCTGGAGGAGAAGTACCAGGACATGCGACTGGCGGACCCCAAGGCAGCCCAATCCTTTAAGCAGCGGATGACGGCTCGCTTCCAG ACTTCTGTTCAGGCACTCGAGGAAGAAGGCAACGCCGAGAAGCACCAGCTGGCCGCCATGCACCAGCAGCGCGTTTTGGCCCACATCAACCAGCGGAAGCGGGAGGCCATGACCTGCTACACCCAGGCCCTCACCGAACAGCCCCCGAAC GCTCACCATGTTGAGAAGTGCCTGCAGAAATTACTGCGCGCCTTGCACAAGGACCGTGCCCATGCTTTGGCCCACTACCGCCACCTGTTGAACTCTGGAGGACCCGGTGGCCTGGAGGCGGCTGCTTCGGAGCGACCACGCACACTTGAGCGCCTGATCGACATCGATCGTGCCGTTAACCAGTCGATGACCATGCTCAAGCGCTATCCCGAGCTATCGGCCAAGATTGCCCAACTGATGAACGACTATATCCTGGCATTGCGTAGCAAGGACGACATTCCCGGCTCGTCGTTGGGCATGAGCGAGGAGGCGGAAGCCGGCATTCTGGACAAGTACCGCATCGAGATCGAGCGCAAGGTGGCCGAGAAGGAGCGTCTCCGGCTGGCCGAGAAGCAGCGCAAGGAGCAGCGGGCCGCCGAGCGGGAGAAACTGCGCGAGGAGAAGCTGCGCCTGGAGGCCAAGAAGGTGGACGATATGCTCAAGTCGCAGGCGGCCGAGCAGCAATCGCAGCAGTCACCACAGTCGTCGACCCAATCGCaggcgcagcagcagcagcaggagaaGAGCCTGAGCAGCAAGGAGCTGGGTCTCGATGGCGGACTTGTAACAGCGGCCAATCCCAACTTGGACACCACCAAGAGCGAGAAGGAGCTGTCGGATACTGAGTACGCCGAGGCAACAGTAAG CACCAAGGTGCAGACCGTGCTACCAACGGTCGACGATGATGCCGTCCAGCGGGCGGTGGAGGATGTGGCCGCTGCCGTTGCTCACCAGGAGGCCGAGCCGCAGGTGCAGCACTTCATGACCCATGACCTGGGCCACCGCGAATCG AGCTTCTCGCTGCGCCGCGAATTCGCGCAGCATGCGCACGCGGTCAAGGAGGGTCGCAACGTCTACTTCACGCTCTCCTTCGCCGGCATCGCCCTCATGGCGGCCGTCTTCGTGGGCGTGGCCGTGGCCAAGTGGCGGACATCGCGCTCGCCGCACGCCCAAGGCTTCATCGAGGTCGATCAG AACGTAACCACACACCATCCCATCGTGCAGGAGGAGAAGATCGTGCCCAACATGCAGATCAATGGGTACGAGAATCCGACCTACAAATATTTCGAAGTGAAAGAGTAA